In Sandaracinaceae bacterium, the following proteins share a genomic window:
- a CDS encoding MerR family transcriptional regulator, with translation MTTLTRYDRARRGQTSADADSSFSEAELDDVEQSHPTGMNVQQIVDVFASQGRGITEATFRKYVQLGLLPRSVRVGREGKARGSQGLYPATAVRQIDHIRRLMRQGYTIEEIQKEFLFVRGDIEALTRQMNRVYEAIERALEERVAAGEDHTSSREALTRASRLGTEWVSEIEAIEARLTMRARMARAAV, from the coding sequence ATGACTACTCTCACCCGATACGACCGAGCCCGACGCGGGCAGACCTCCGCAGACGCGGACTCGAGCTTCTCCGAAGCGGAGCTCGACGACGTGGAGCAGAGTCACCCGACGGGGATGAACGTTCAGCAGATCGTGGACGTGTTCGCGTCGCAGGGGCGCGGCATCACGGAGGCCACCTTCCGCAAGTACGTCCAGCTCGGGCTGCTCCCGCGCAGCGTGCGGGTCGGTCGTGAGGGCAAGGCGCGCGGTAGCCAGGGGCTCTACCCGGCCACGGCCGTGCGCCAGATCGACCACATCCGGCGCTTGATGCGCCAGGGCTACACCATCGAGGAGATCCAGAAGGAGTTCCTCTTCGTGCGCGGCGACATCGAGGCGCTGACCCGCCAGATGAACCGCGTCTACGAGGCCATCGAGCGCGCCCTCGAGGAGCGCGTGGCCGCCGGCGAGGACCACACGAGCTCACGGGAGGCGCTGACCCGCGCCAGCCGGTTGGGGACGGAGTGGGTGTCCGAGATCGAGGCCATCGAGGCGCGCCTGACGATGCGGGCGCGCATGGCGAGAGCAGCAGTTTGA
- a CDS encoding ABC transporter permease, with product MDPRAWRRFRRNKGALVGAALVTAITLTGLLGPFLAPHDPAEQFRDALIDTDTGLPRGPFEVAGHPLGGDGPLGRDELSRLLHGASVSMAVAYLATGLALLIGVAVGLLSGYFQGWLDLVSMRFVDLVLCMPFLLIAIVLQKVWVVEGTLAPLMVLCVILGGLSWTTLARVTRAKTMEARSQEYVQAAQALGISHARILVRHILPNIAGPIIALATLMVARMIIAESALSFLGLGVRPPTASWGSMLSESESLKIASPHLLLVPAALIATAVFGFNLFGEGLRDAFDPKE from the coding sequence ATGGACCCCCGTGCGTGGCGACGATTCAGGCGGAACAAGGGCGCGCTCGTGGGGGCTGCGCTGGTCACCGCCATCACCCTCACGGGCCTCCTCGGTCCTTTCCTCGCCCCCCACGACCCCGCCGAACAGTTCCGTGACGCGCTGATCGACACGGACACGGGCCTTCCGCGGGGGCCCTTCGAGGTGGCTGGGCACCCGCTCGGCGGTGATGGCCCGTTGGGTCGGGACGAGCTCAGCCGCTTGCTCCACGGCGCGTCCGTGTCGATGGCGGTGGCGTACCTCGCGACGGGCCTCGCGCTCCTGATCGGCGTCGCCGTGGGGCTCCTCTCGGGCTACTTCCAGGGGTGGCTCGACTTGGTGTCGATGCGCTTCGTGGACCTCGTCCTGTGCATGCCCTTCCTGCTGATCGCCATCGTGCTGCAGAAGGTGTGGGTCGTGGAGGGCACGCTCGCGCCGCTGATGGTGCTGTGTGTCATCCTCGGTGGCCTGTCGTGGACCACCCTGGCGCGCGTCACCCGGGCCAAGACCATGGAGGCACGCAGTCAGGAGTACGTCCAGGCGGCGCAGGCGCTCGGGATCTCGCACGCGCGCATTCTGGTGCGGCACATCCTGCCGAACATCGCAGGCCCCATCATCGCGCTCGCGACCCTCATGGTGGCACGCATGATCATCGCAGAGAGCGCGCTCAGCTTCCTCGGCCTGGGCGTACGGCCGCCCACCGCCAGCTGGGGCTCCATGCTGAGCGAGAGCGAGAGCCTGAAGATCGCCTCGCCACATCTTCTGCTGGTGCCCGCCGCGCTCATCGCCACGGCAGTGTTCGGTTTCAACCTGTTCGGGGAGGGGCTGCGCGATGCCTTCGACCCCAAGGAGTGA
- a CDS encoding ABC transporter substrate-binding protein, whose translation MPSTPRSDGARARPPGRLIPGAILAFVALGGAGFALSRLPDRPQGPRYVGAGNTTPRSGGTFVFGAGSDVHSLDPHIAYDANSYMGIRLVFDGLLDYDEQGQMVPSLATAMPAVSEDGRTFTFHLREGVYFHESPIFDGPRELVAEDVRWSLERLLHPETGSPGVSFFARLRGFEDYRAGRAPHVAGIEVRGRYEVAFTLDQPDQTFLNALAMVFAYPVPHENYEHYIAAGDPGAVERNPVGTGPFVFEAWERGVQLTFTRNTRYWEPNRANPDRMVMIEQLAGETAVGRFSNGDLDVLSSLPAVHYLFFKHAPAWAPYMAEEPEATIRGLCMNTGMAPFDNVHVRRAVAAAIDRDAMRVMYQGRALPAGQILPPMIPGYDPELPSLQHLDLERAREEMRLAGYPDGIAEPVTAWIGEGQGSLVAAQLWGANLERIGIHVEYRQVAFSVYLEETGKPGQAQLFPSAWNMDFPDPSNFLEILFHSQNIHPTASENRSFYRNPELDALLDQARGEPDHERRLALYRQANEIVSADAPWAFLSNDLGAELWQPYVMNYRPHPVWSNDYRNVWLDLPRERVPDSRYTEGTSR comes from the coding sequence ATGCCTTCGACCCCAAGGAGTGACGGAGCGCGCGCGCGTCCACCGGGGCGCCTGATCCCCGGCGCGATCCTCGCGTTCGTCGCGCTCGGAGGCGCGGGCTTCGCTCTCTCACGCCTCCCGGACAGGCCCCAGGGGCCGCGCTACGTCGGGGCGGGGAACACGACACCGCGCTCGGGCGGCACGTTCGTGTTCGGCGCGGGGTCGGACGTGCACTCGCTCGATCCCCACATCGCCTACGACGCCAATTCGTACATGGGCATCCGGCTCGTGTTCGACGGGCTGCTCGACTACGACGAGCAAGGCCAGATGGTGCCCAGCCTGGCCACGGCCATGCCCGCGGTCAGCGAGGACGGGCGCACCTTCACGTTCCACCTGCGCGAGGGCGTGTACTTCCACGAGAGCCCCATCTTCGACGGTCCGCGGGAGTTGGTGGCCGAAGACGTCCGCTGGAGCCTCGAGCGGCTGCTGCACCCCGAGACGGGGTCGCCGGGGGTGAGCTTCTTCGCGCGGCTGCGAGGGTTCGAGGACTACCGCGCCGGGCGCGCGCCACACGTGGCGGGCATCGAGGTGCGCGGGCGCTACGAGGTGGCGTTCACGCTCGACCAGCCCGATCAGACGTTCCTCAATGCGCTCGCCATGGTGTTCGCGTATCCGGTGCCCCACGAGAACTACGAGCACTACATCGCGGCGGGCGACCCGGGCGCCGTCGAGCGCAACCCCGTGGGCACGGGTCCATTCGTGTTCGAGGCTTGGGAGCGAGGCGTGCAGCTCACGTTCACGCGCAACACACGCTACTGGGAGCCGAACCGCGCCAACCCGGACCGCATGGTGATGATCGAGCAGCTGGCGGGCGAGACCGCGGTCGGGCGCTTCAGCAATGGGGACCTCGACGTGCTCAGCAGCCTGCCCGCCGTACACTACCTGTTCTTCAAGCACGCGCCTGCGTGGGCCCCGTACATGGCCGAGGAGCCGGAGGCGACGATCCGTGGTCTGTGCATGAACACCGGCATGGCGCCGTTCGACAACGTCCACGTGCGGCGCGCCGTGGCGGCCGCCATCGACCGCGACGCGATGCGCGTCATGTACCAAGGCCGCGCCCTCCCGGCGGGGCAGATCCTGCCCCCGATGATCCCGGGGTACGACCCCGAGCTCCCCTCGCTGCAACACCTCGACTTGGAGCGCGCCCGTGAGGAGATGCGCCTGGCGGGGTATCCCGATGGCATCGCAGAGCCGGTCACGGCATGGATCGGCGAGGGGCAGGGATCGCTGGTGGCGGCGCAGCTGTGGGGCGCCAACCTCGAGCGCATCGGCATCCACGTCGAGTACCGTCAGGTCGCGTTCTCCGTGTACTTGGAAGAGACGGGCAAGCCTGGGCAGGCGCAGCTGTTCCCGTCCGCTTGGAACATGGATTTCCCAGACCCGAGCAACTTCCTCGAGATCCTCTTCCACAGCCAGAACATCCACCCCACCGCCAGCGAGAACCGCTCGTTCTACCGCAACCCGGAGCTGGACGCGCTGCTCGACCAGGCGCGGGGTGAACCAGACCACGAGCGCCGGCTCGCGCTGTATCGGCAGGCCAACGAGATCGTCTCGGCCGACGCGCCCTGGGCATTCCTCAGCAACGACCTCGGCGCCGAGCTGTGGCAGCCCTACGTGATGAACTACCGACCGCACCCGGTGTGGTCCAACGACTACCGCAACGTGTGGCTCGACCTGCCGCGTGAGCGCGTCCCCGACAGCCGCTATACGGAGGGCACCTCGCGATGA
- a CDS encoding ABC transporter permease → MTRYLMKRLLWALFVLSTVVSTVFLLVHVAGDPAAVALGPRASAEARRDFRRIKGLDQPTLAQFGSYLGVSACVRRDSPDYRDGRGRCGLLQGSLGTSYTHREDVAAVIAHRMPRTLLLGVMAMLFELLFGITAGIVAALRRNTWADTGIMVLTFAGISVPTFVTGPIALFVLAFLLGWFPMGGYGVGFWDHVRHGLLPAMILAVGGAATYARILRGELVETLRMDYVRTARAKGLAPRVVVVRHALRNALIPIVTLLGLSLPGLVGGAIITEKIFNWPGLGMLTIEAINKLDVPIIMATVLMFGVLVQLGNLLADVAVAALDPRIRIGERG, encoded by the coding sequence ATGACGCGCTACCTGATGAAGCGGCTGCTGTGGGCGCTCTTCGTGTTGTCCACCGTGGTGTCCACCGTCTTCCTGCTGGTCCACGTCGCTGGCGACCCAGCTGCGGTGGCGCTCGGGCCGCGCGCTTCGGCCGAGGCGCGCCGCGACTTCCGACGCATCAAAGGGCTGGACCAGCCGACGCTCGCACAATTCGGGTCGTACCTGGGGGTGTCTGCGTGCGTGCGCCGAGACTCCCCGGACTACCGAGACGGGCGCGGGCGCTGCGGTTTGCTCCAGGGCTCGCTCGGGACCAGCTACACCCACCGGGAAGATGTCGCGGCCGTCATCGCGCACCGCATGCCCCGCACGCTGCTGCTGGGCGTGATGGCCATGCTGTTCGAGCTGCTGTTCGGCATCACGGCGGGTATCGTGGCCGCCCTACGCCGGAACACGTGGGCCGACACGGGCATCATGGTGCTCACGTTCGCGGGCATCAGCGTGCCCACGTTCGTCACCGGGCCCATCGCCCTCTTCGTGTTGGCCTTCCTGCTGGGGTGGTTCCCCATGGGCGGCTACGGCGTCGGCTTCTGGGACCACGTGCGGCACGGTCTGCTGCCCGCGATGATCCTCGCGGTCGGTGGTGCGGCGACCTACGCGCGGATCCTGCGGGGCGAGCTGGTCGAGACGCTCCGCATGGACTACGTACGCACCGCGCGCGCCAAGGGGCTGGCGCCGCGCGTAGTCGTCGTGCGGCACGCGCTGCGGAACGCGCTGATCCCGATCGTGACGCTGCTCGGGCTGTCGCTGCCGGGACTCGTGGGGGGGGCCATCATCACCGAGAAGATCTTCAACTGGCCTGGGCTCGGCATGCTCACCATCGAGGCCATCAACAAGCTCGACGTGCCCATCATCATGGCGACGGTGCTCATGTTCGGCGTGCTGGTGCAGCTCGGAAACTTGCTGGCCGATGTCGCGGTGGCGGCGTTGGACCCCCGCATCCGCATTGGCGAACGCGGCTGA
- a CDS encoding outer membrane protein transport protein, with translation MTNDNTRAAAIALSVACALGVSSASVPRARANAPEDVQGVGARINGMGGAGTAAAVDFSATYYNPANLSRCSNSQVGVDIRHTFYNLDVEDDGPALAGDPDGDPTTDADYPTPKPLRNQTRATMGFCNHLPFGLSFGMVFGIGLQNPMTLDQSTLNQRPHWLLYGEQLEALSIALAIGYRPIPQLSFGLGASILIHSALSINTDIAVLSDEPSEVIFQWDLQPAAALYVGVDVNPVDWLHLGIAYRGALYHDLQTPVNVDASALGLAIPIQLFVQSAAWYTPRQVAVGASVDPLDMLTVALDLTWYNYAAHPGPFLVATPDNDLTAAAVGFPTREDYGQRNVVVTRLGAELRVLDDALAIRAGYGFRPSSLARPGTSAGCLERTGTSDPCRANVLDANTHSIAFGAGYRFGDSPDTVAHPLEDASDVPPDESAEESDVGSPESDRASAGAGGAQGATPTSAAGRGGQPAWATRGGADTGPSTSAAAPPGTPAAPSAPPGTAAQGASAQPGSGAPADSGGRVALDAENERTYDPHRSVGANASIDFFFRANMMRHRRVTRSAEDVANGIDYLQSFRYGGAVLDIGITLTLGWY, from the coding sequence ATGACGAATGACAACACACGCGCGGCCGCGATCGCGCTGAGCGTGGCGTGCGCGCTGGGGGTGTCCTCGGCCTCGGTCCCGCGGGCCCGCGCCAACGCCCCCGAAGACGTGCAGGGTGTGGGCGCCCGGATCAACGGCATGGGGGGCGCGGGCACCGCCGCGGCGGTGGACTTCTCCGCCACGTACTACAACCCCGCCAACCTCTCCCGTTGTTCGAACAGCCAGGTGGGTGTGGACATCCGGCACACCTTCTACAACTTGGACGTGGAGGACGACGGCCCTGCCCTGGCCGGCGATCCCGACGGCGATCCCACGACCGACGCGGACTACCCCACCCCCAAGCCGCTACGCAACCAGACGCGCGCGACCATGGGCTTCTGCAACCACCTGCCGTTCGGACTCTCGTTCGGGATGGTGTTCGGCATCGGTCTGCAGAACCCGATGACCCTGGACCAGAGCACGCTCAACCAGCGCCCCCACTGGCTGCTGTATGGTGAGCAACTCGAAGCCCTGAGCATCGCGCTGGCGATCGGCTACAGGCCCATCCCCCAGCTCAGCTTCGGGCTCGGGGCCAGCATCCTCATCCACTCGGCGTTGAGCATCAACACCGACATCGCCGTGCTCTCGGACGAACCCTCGGAGGTCATCTTCCAGTGGGACCTGCAGCCGGCGGCGGCGCTCTACGTGGGCGTCGACGTCAACCCCGTCGACTGGCTGCACCTGGGCATCGCGTACCGCGGGGCGCTCTACCACGACCTGCAGACTCCGGTGAACGTCGACGCGAGCGCGCTCGGGCTGGCCATCCCCATCCAGCTGTTCGTACAGTCCGCCGCCTGGTACACCCCGCGCCAAGTCGCCGTCGGCGCCAGCGTCGACCCGCTGGACATGCTGACGGTGGCCCTGGACCTGACCTGGTACAACTACGCGGCGCACCCAGGGCCCTTCTTGGTGGCCACTCCGGACAACGACTTGACGGCGGCCGCAGTGGGCTTCCCCACCCGCGAAGACTACGGCCAGCGCAACGTCGTCGTGACACGCCTGGGCGCCGAGCTGCGGGTGCTCGATGACGCGCTCGCCATTCGCGCGGGCTACGGGTTCCGTCCCTCGTCGCTTGCGCGCCCGGGCACGAGCGCTGGGTGCCTCGAGCGCACGGGCACGAGCGACCCCTGCCGCGCCAACGTGCTGGACGCAAACACACACAGCATCGCGTTCGGCGCGGGATACCGCTTCGGGGACAGTCCTGACACCGTCGCGCATCCACTCGAGGACGCGTCCGACGTGCCCCCGGACGAGTCCGCGGAAGAGAGCGATGTCGGGAGCCCGGAAAGCGACCGGGCCTCGGCGGGGGCGGGTGGAGCCCAGGGAGCGACGCCGACCAGCGCGGCCGGTCGCGGAGGGCAACCAGCCTGGGCGACGCGTGGTGGCGCGGATACTGGACCGAGCACGAGCGCTGCGGCGCCCCCTGGCACGCCAGCGGCGCCTTCGGCTCCTCCTGGAACCGCAGCGCAGGGAGCCAGCGCACAGCCTGGGAGCGGGGCTCCGGCGGACAGCGGTGGTCGCGTCGCGCTCGACGCCGAGAACGAGCGCACGTACGACCCGCACCGCTCGGTGGGCGCCAACGCGTCAATCGACTTCTTCTTCCGCGCCAACATGATGCGGCACCGGCGCGTGACGCGCAGCGCCGAGGACGTCGCGAACGGCATCGACTATCTGCAGAGCTTCCGCTACGGCGGGGCCGTGCTGGACATCGGCATCACGCTCACGCTCGGCTGGTACTGA